A DNA window from Ctenopharyngodon idella isolate HZGC_01 chromosome 10, HZGC01, whole genome shotgun sequence contains the following coding sequences:
- the npffr1l3 gene encoding neuropeptide FF receptor 1 like 3: MKDSKNSCAFMEGFWDTASDLVSCTNQTNSTNSSTTEGVILSPYYQHSLPTAALFTLAYLFIFLLCLMGNGLVCVIVLRNRHMRTVTNIFILNLAVSDLLVGIFCIPTTLVDNLITGWPFSNTICKLSGLVQGMSVCASVFTLVAIAVDRFRCIVYPFKPKLTLFVAKVSIGTIWLLALTIMFPSVLMLTVEQEKGHFMVHNDNHNHTYPLYSCYETWPDPEMRKVYTTVLFVHIYVIPLALIMLMYGRIGAKLYTTAILASAEQHDIPSQEKCPASQRKIRVIKMLIVVALLFMLSWLPLWTLMLLTDYARPDEDNLELLTSYVFPLSHWLAFSNSSVNPIIYGYFNENFKRGFQAACQQQACCRSRKKRRFSIKQPRVGSQGCSPLNTAVSGNPLSLGTRTNQIFTESDLTGCVRLELEHRSVSMDTKAEGGNSGMSIKKEIHFQEIEKAGGKIYNAWEL, translated from the exons AATAGCTGTGCATTCATGGAGGGATTCTGGGACACTGCCTCAGATCTCGTCTCCTGCACCAACCAGACCAACAGCACCAACTCCAGCACAACGGAGGGCGTCATCCTGTCTCCTTATTACCAGCATTCACTGCCGACGGCCGCGCTGTTCACGCTGGCGTATCTGTTCATCTTCCTGCTGTGCCTGATGGGAAACGGTCTGGTTTGTGTGATAGTCCTGAGGAACCGGCACATGAGAACCGTGACTAACATCTTCATCCTGAATCTGGCCGTCAGCGACCTGCTGGTCGGGATCTTTTGCATTCCCACGACATTAGTGGACAACCTCATCACAG GTTGGCCTTTCAGCAACACGATATGCAAACTGAGTGGTCTGGTACAAGGAATGTCAGTCTGTGCGTCAGTTTTCACATTAGTTGCCATTGCTGTGGACAG GTTTCGCTGCATCGTTTACCCGTTCAAGCCCAAACTTACGCTCTTTGTCGCGAAGGTATCAATAGGGACGATCTGGCTGCTCGCGCTCACCATAATGTTTCCCTCAGTGTTAATGTTGACCGTTGAGCAAGAAAAAGGCCATTTCATGGTTCACAATGACAACCACAACCACACGTACCCGCTGTACTCCTGCTACGAGACCTGGCCCGACCCTGAGATGAGGAAGGTGTACACGACGGTCCTGTTTGTGCACATTTACGTGATTCCCCTGGCGCTCATCATGCTCATGTACGGCCGCATCGGGGCCAAGCTGTACACCACAGCCATCCTGGCCAGCGCCGAGCAGCACGATATTCCTTCGCAGGAGAAATGTCCTGCGTCTCAGAGGAAGATTCGAGTGATAAAGATGCTGATTGTGGTGGCCCTGCTGTTCATGCTGTCCTGGCTGCCGCTGTGGACGCTCATGCTGCTGACTGATTACGCCCGTCCGGACGAGGATAATCTGGAGCTTCTGACCAGCTAtgttttccctctctctcactGGCTTGCCTTCTCCAACTCCAGCGTCAATCCCATTATCTACGGCTACTTCAACGAGAACTTTAAGAGAGGCTTCCAGGCCGCGTGTCAGCAGCAGGCTTGTTGCCGCAGCCGAAAGAAGAGACGATTCAGCATTAAACAGCCCAGAGTTGGAAGTCAGGGCTGTAGCCCGTTGAATACGGCTGTTAGCGGCAATCCGCTCAGTCTGGGCACACGGACGAACCAGATCTTCACCGAGAGCGACCTTACAGGCTGCGTTCGCCTGGAGCTCGAGCACAGGAGCGTGTCGATGGACACCAAGGCCGAAGGAGGAAATAGCGGCATGTCTATTAAAAAGGAAATTCACTTTCAAGAGATTGAGAAAGCCGGCGGTAAAATATATAATGCCTGGGAGCTCTGA
- the LOC127521909 gene encoding bone morphogenetic protein 10-like — translation MSHHPRPYNSYLMALSVLSRVLSLCVLLLSWGHCSPIPPPEERDNVDMQEVLGQFLHMLNLTDQGPRTRPRSSRTEPPEYMLELYNQFANDRSASPAANIVRSFRNEDHTSHGVTSKSLRTHRLLFNVSVPQHERVISAELRLHVLLKRDSRQRIGAGWKVTIFDMLRGGRYGTGERDALASKHVHREDSGWEVFDMTNAVQHWQKVSIVTPRLEVRIENLNAFRNTNERQYADLDIDRNPDGKHEPALIVFSDDQSEDRHMIEEDNELWTDEEEQMHSNEIYEDGSRVRRSAKVEGCKKAEMYVDFKDIGWDAFILAPSGYHAFTCRGVCNYPLAREVTPTQHAIIQTLLNLKSPQRASRACCVPTELKPISLLYENENGVVVLNNKYEGMVVKECGCR, via the exons ATGTCACATCATCCTCGTCCTTACAATTCATATCTAATGGCTCTTTCTGTGCTTTCTCGAGTCCTGAGTCTCTGTGTCCTGCTGCTGTCATGGGGTCACTGCAGTCCAATTCCACCTCCAGAAGAGCGGGATAACGTGGACATGCAGGAGGTTCTGGGTCAGTTCCTTCACATGTTGAACTTGACCGATCAGGGGCCCCGGACAAGGCCCCGCTCCAGCCGCACGGAGCCGCCGGAATACATGCTGGAACTTTACAACCAATTCGCCAACGACCGCAGCGCCTCGCCGGCAGCCAACATTGTGCGAAGTTTCAGAAATGAAG ACCACACCTCACACGGTGTGACGAGCAAGAGCCTGCGGACGCACCGTCTCCTGTTCAACGTCTCTGTGCCGCAACACGAGCGTGTCATCAGCGCTGAGCTGCGTCTTCACGTGCTTCTCAAGAGAGACTCGCGTCAGCGTATCGGAGCGGGATGGAAGGTGACCATATTTGACATGTTGCGGGGCGGACGCTACGGGACAGGTGAGAGAGACGCGCTGGCGTCGAAGCACGTCCATCGTGAGGACAGCGGATGGGAAGTCTTTGATATGACGAACGCTGTCCAGCATTGGCAGAAGGTCAGTATTGTGACCCCCAGGCTGGAGGTTCGTATTGAAAATCTGAACGCGTTTAGGAATACGAACGAGCGGCAATACGCAGACCTGGACATCGACAGGAATCCTGATGGAAAACACGAGCCGGCGCTGATCGTCTTCTCAGATGATCAGAGTGAAGACCGTCACATGATCGAAGAGGACAACGAACTGTGGACAGATGAAGAGGAGCAGATGCACTCAAACGAGATCTACGAGGACGGCTCAAGAGTCCGGCGCAGCGCTAAAGTGGAGGGCTGCAAAAAAGCCGAGATGTATGTTGATTTTAAGGATATAGGCTGGGACGCCTTCATCCTGGCGCCATCTGGTTATCATGCGTTCACCTGCCGCGGCGTGTGCAATTATCCTTTAGCTCGGGAAGTGACGCCGACCCAACACGCCATCATCCAAACGCTGCTCAATCTCAAGAGTCCTCAGAGGGCCTCGCGGGCTTGCTGTGTGCCAACTGAGTTAAAACCAATATCCCTCCTGTATGAGAACGAAAACGGCGTTGtggttttaaataataaatacgaGGGGATGGTGGTCAAGGAATGTGGATGCAGATAG